ctccattcttaaacctcGACTTGCCCGAGAACCAAAGTTTGAACCCAtccacctccttagctttaggtcctacccatttagtctcttgtacgcaagctatattaatcttcctcttcttaagaatcttaactaactCTATGGACTTTCCCGATAAGGTCCCAATATTCCAAGACCCTACTCTCAATCTAGAAGCTCCCTCCGCCCCCTTAGCCCTCCCAACCCTGGCCCTTGATCCcaaccgaggacatgaccctattCTACCATCGCACACTAAAGCCAGAAAAGCAGAAATACGCTACTGAAAGGTTATTCTCAGATAAACGGACGATCAATAGTATAGCACAAGTTAGCAATTGTTTAAGAACAGTGAGACATGTACTTAATTTGGCACtgcaataaatatttataggctAAAATATCGGAAATGGACTattggaggtaccaactccaagtTAGTAAAACATGATCACTGTCGAAACACTGTTCACTGCCGGAAAGTACTGTTCACTGCCGGAAAGTACTGTTCACCCGCCGGAGCACTGTTCACTCGCCGGAAAATAGGATACAAATATATGGTCAGCCTCGAAATGCAGAGGCGACCACCCTGGGAGAAAAAACGGAGCCAAAAAATGGCCGGAAACTGCCATACGCGCCGGAGCGTGTAGCGCGTGGCGTCGCAGATCTGGGGCTGCTGGCGGCGCGTGGCTGAGCAGATCTCAGAGGAGCTACCTGGTGTTTGCTCGCCTGAGTGTTCCGCTCCTCGTGGTGTTGTTGGTTTTGGCAGCAGACGCATAAAAATTGaggagagggagagagagagagagagaatacAGTGTttaattattgaatttttttattgtgtGTCCAATTTTTTGTACAGTTATAGTGTTAAGTGGACGGaggatgtaaatgatattttaatttatagagAATCATATCATTTTGTCTATATCTTTCTATATAAGATTATGtattaacttaaaaatatctAGACATTGTCAATGCATACATTTAGctttatcaattaaaaatgtGCTGGGATAACATTTCTAATACAAGTCAAGCTTTAAGACGACGATGATCTGAATGGTGGTAGAATTGTCACAATTTCTGTTTTGACATATATTTTTTCCCTTGTAAGCATTCGTCTTTTGAATTTTTCTATATTGTtagtttcttctttcttctttttaaaaatcgGATGAAAAAAATTAGGTTTTTGTTATTAAAAAAGTAAATTGTTAAGTAATATGaatgaaaaaatgaaaagaaattagttttttttttaaaaaataatgtcaaatcattgtcaattttttcttcaactAAATGAACCAGAAATgaactaaaaaaagaaagaaagaagtgacgtactatatttttaaaactcaaaatattgtTCACACTATTACATATTTATACTACTTCTAAAacaatcaaaaaagaaagaagtgagCAAATTATTATCTCGAAAATGcaatttataatcaaaataatatttggTGGCAAAAGTCTTCACGTAGATTTTGTCTCTTTGAATTCTTTTGTAACAAATCTCATACTTATTGGTAGATAATGGATTTtcattatatataattagattGAATAGTTACAAAGTATCAATATATTGTTAATTGCCAAAAAAAAGTAtccatatatttatttttgagaaggTAAATGCAATTAAATATGACTTTTCAAGAATTAAAACATATTATAAAACTAAGTTGAAAGAGTAATAATATAAGTAAGAAAGTAGACAAGAAAagtatagagagaagagaggaggattttcttattcttctaaGTATATTCAAGTGTTTTTCAAATCTTCAAATGTATAAAATAATCTTCAAAACCTCTATTTATATTGTTACATAGAGGCATACAAAGAGATAACAATAAACATGACATCAATCCATGAGAATGTAGGGAAAATCAAGGGTGTGGAAGATAAATGAGGAGGTGGTGGAGGTGTAAGAGGAGGTGGTGGAGGTGTAAGTATTATTACACATAATGATGAAATTACACTTTGAAGTTATGGACATcaacattaaaataatatatttacaaCAAAACATTAATTATTCAACAATTCTATAAATAATAACTACATTAAAAACGAGGGAAAAAACTAACAAATGCtccaaaaaaaaggagaaaaaagataaatagaaaTGAAGGTAATAAAGAGGTACCTGATCACCTTGTCTATATCtaactttattatatatatagattagATTAtcaagtaattaatttttataaaaaaaattatattatcttagttttaaatgtattttaaagaTAACAATCACTACAATATTGATAATTTGgacttattttataattaaaggtaatacaaaatattatacaaataataaatagcataatatttgaataaatcaacttaaaaaattgaaaaattagaTGCAATGTAGAGACTTGCTATTAGAAAATTTCACAAATCCAACCTTTAGAAGACACAATTGATGGAGCTTTGTTAAAAAAACAGAAGTAGGATTTGAGATTTGCAAGGAAGAGACCGATCATTTCTGAGACAATAATagttaaaattttctatttataCTTTCGTGATTTACCTAAATATCTCTATTGATTCTACAATTTCATAGTCAACTAATATAGGTTAAAAATCACTTGTGTataattatcatatagtaaattCCAATAATATGCATGCAACTTTGTTTTAAAAATTGACTATTAAAATCAAGATTGTTTATTTCAGaacaaaaattcatatttttttcatgtgtttgCTTCTCAATATTTTAACTCTTCTTAACTTCTTCGTAAATTTACTTTCTTTATAAACTAATAGGTTCATCTCTCTAGAGTACAAAATTCAACCATATTTATTAgagataagaaataattaataataataataataataataataatatattctttCTATAATTTCTCACATCAGACCAATCCAGTAAAATGTAAATACAAATCAGAAATGTGGTTAATGTCAcgaagaataaataaatattgtttatacattcaaataaaaattaatatttttataaggatGTCATTAAAGACTTTCCGcaaattgaaatttgattatAGAAGAATTAAATTGCATTtgaagaatgaaagaaaatcTTGACACAATGATATCTTCATGGGATTAGAAAGTCGCGTCTCTTTTGCCAACTCGCACTAACTGAAATATAAGGCACTAACTAAAAAAACCTTCAAACCAGAACAATTGaattacaattaaaaaataaatgttttctGGGTTTAGCTTAGAATTGAACTCAGTGGCATCGAATTCGCTTATTTGATTATAGAAGAATTAAATTGCATTtgaagaatgaaagaaaatcTTGACACAATGATATCTTCATGGGATTAGAAAGTCGCGTTTCTTTTGCCAACTCGCACTAACTGAAATATAGGGCACTAACTAAAAAAACCTTCAAACCAGAACAATTGaattacaattaaaaaataaatgatgaaataatatttttttcttaatatagaaTAGTATAAATTATAAAGGGGAGTCATTATTATATCTTCGTATGATTATGTTTTGATGTTCCATCAATTTCTATttgtttgtattatttttttttataattcatttaaaaataaatgtttttttatataattttttaattttaacttttcataTTATCACATATTaaagatcataaaattaaataaagtttTAGTACATTCTATATGTCTTAgtttaagatcataaaattaaaaaaaattctctatctttttccaaaattatttattaaattaatatcaaacaaacaaattgaaatactGAAAGTACAATATGGACATGCGGAAAATGAAATTATTATAGCAAGTCAAACCAGAAGGGGCTAGGTGtcattttccagaacccaaggGGCCAggttccaaaatatttatttattacaaatAAGACAAAGAATACACATAAACTAGCTTATATTAAAATCCATTTGTCTATATTCTAGCCATGATATTGCACTACTTTCAATTAAGTGAATATTCTATGGACCACTGTCATCTAACCATGTTAGCCATTCTAACCATATTTGCACGTGGCAACCATgctataatattaattttacctattttattattttctttatataataaAGAATTATTCAAGGATCAGTGTCATATGATTTAAGATTCAATTGATATAAGTTCCCTCTTTACTTTTCCCCCTTAAATAGGTTTTCACTATCCGTAaacttaaataatttataagttaaaaaataaaaagtaggtAGAGTCGTAAGTTAAAAATTAATCCAATCCAAAAAGGCTCTTGGTCTTTTTATATAGACCTTGGAGTAATTCGGGTACACACTGCCCCAACTAATTGGATACTTGTATCGTAAAATGCATCTAGTAAATAGTTTTATAAACGAATGGATCAGTTCCacttgaaaaatgaaaaagaagggtcaaaatgtttttaaaaatgTCATGCCAATGGGTCAAGTAGTAGTGACTAGTAAAGGGGGAACACTTTGGATAAGAAATTAAAATGGCTCATAATCGAGAATTCTTGTCAAGGGTAAATGAATCCTATTCATCCACCACATTCTTTATGGTTGTTGGCTTTTGAATTATTTGTCAATATCCTCATTAAAAGTATCCAATTTTATTACTATAAAATTGAAGATGGAACAACTTGCCTAATGTGTGCATGATGTGTTATTCTGCAACTTGATTGCTGTAGTCAactttaaaagttaaaacttgtacaattctttatttttttctctcaagaATGGCTGCtagattttctttcttttttatcacAATCTTGATCTTGGTTTTCCCCATTGTTGAAGGTCGAATTCTTGAACATGTAGGTTCGGAAATTAGTAGTGAATGGATCTCAGATGGAGTTGAACACAACTTCAAGAATCAGTCAAATTATCTAAGTCTAGGCAACTTGAAAGAGCTTTCTTCAGGGGATCAATGTAATCATATATATGGTTTTTTTCCATGTGCAGAGAATATTGGAGGGTACTTATTCATGATAGTCACATTTCAGTACTTGTTGATTCTTGGTGAGAAAGTACTGGCCATTGGAAGCAACAGGCTCTTTAGTATCCTTGACACTGGTATTTTTGGTGCAAGTGTCTTTCCCACACTTATAACTTGGCCAAGAATTGTTTTGGCCTTTGGTAACTACTCATCTAATACTCAATTACCTTTTTCATTCTTCCTTGGTAGGAAAATTCTAACAAGCCTTTGGTTTTTGCAGCATCTGGACTATTGGTTAGTAAAGAGAAAGCTCAAGTATCAGTATCTTCTGCACTTGGTTCCAATGTTGGTTCTAGTGTCTTAAATCTTACAGTGCTTTGGGGGATATGTGTTATACTTGCTAGACAAAATACCTCAGGAAATTCCAATAGTGCAGAATCCTCCTCTCCAACTTTGAAGTTGGAGGACTTGAAGAGTATGTTCGTTTACCTTGAACTTAGATGAAAACAAAGATTTAGGAATCACAACTTTTCTCTTTTTGTCTTTTGGTACTTACAGGTAAAGGAGTCATAACAAACAATCTTACTGGTTATATAGCTGGAATTATGTTTCTCTCACTTACACCATTCATAATAATGCTATTCGGCGATATCATCAGTTCATCAGTAGGAAAGCACATCACCATTCTTGTTGCTCTTATTGTATCAGTCACATTTTTGCTGTCATATTTCAGTTACCAGGTGATCAACAAAATCTTGATTCACCTACTAGATTAAATGTTACATTTCTGTCAGAGTGATAGAAGAATAAAGTTCCACAGAAGTAATAAAACCAAAAATATGCATCCAATTGTTTGTGTTTCTGATATGTGTAGATGTGGAATCCATTGATTCAACAAAAGAGTTTAGAGTACATAAAACACCAAAATCTGGTGCAAGTATTTGTGCAGCATATCCAAAGGCAAGCAAGAGGAAAACTCTTTAAAGGGGGCCGTCCTGACATTAGCGCGCTTAAAAGGTAATAAGATTTTTAAAAGGTGATCTACATATACAAATGAAGACTAAAAAGTTAATACTATGATTCATTTAAAGTAGTAGCATTTAGATTTATTTGATGCTAAATGAAGCAAGTCAAGATAATTTCATTTTGCAGATTATTTGCCAAAACAGACAAAGATAGGAGCCACTCAATAACAGTCACTGAACTAGAAGAACTGGTAAAACAGCTTGAATCTGGAAAGGTTGAAGTGGACAGTGACTTTGCCCTGTTAACACTGTCTAGAATATTAGACAAAAACAGAGATGGACGAATAAACGAAGAAGAGTTCATTGAGGGATCCAAGAATTTGATACAGGAAGCTAAGGATGATTCCACCTCGAAGAAATTTCTTGATGAGGCAAATATTCATCTCCTTTTGCTCTCTTTCACTAATATAGACACTATGGGCTGGTTCTGTAACCAAAAAGATCACTTTTACTTTGTCAAATAAACAGAATGCTGATAGAAAGAAGCTGGAATATGATCATAATTAGTTTGGGCTAGTAAAATGATTTACTTTGCAACTGTGTAAATATACAGGTAGTTAAGGCATACACGGAGGGACAACGAAAAGAGATAGTTAAGATTGAGGAGCTCGTACCAAGAGTTTTGAAGCAAATTCAGAACCAAGCAAATGTATCTGAAGGCCTTCGAAAAGATGATGGTAGCCCCAACATCGAATCCATTAAAAGGTATGCAATATTCATTCTCTCAAGTTTtgaaccatattttcaaagaagTCAGAATCTTGATCTGTAAATCTCAGCTGAAGTCTGTCCCAAGTGAGAAATTTTCACATCAATATCTCATTAATCTTTATCAATTGATCATGTTACAGGCTCTTCCGAAAGTTAGATGATGATCACAACAGTTATTTAACACTGTCAGAACTGGAGAAGCTAACAGAAAATGTCAAATTCCGAGAGGCACACCCAGATCACAAAACCTCTGTAGAGGAAATCATGAAGTAtttcgatgaaaatgatgatcACATGATCGATGAAAATGAATTTCTCCATGGTGTGACATATTGGCTTCGTAATGCCAAGCAAATTACCAAAGAACACCATGATAAGGTAAAATATATTCTAGCTAAATACTCCTATCTGGTGTGTGACCTATGTACTAGTAAAGCTGGAGTTaaagattttgagtttatgggtTTTGAATTCTAGAAACAGAAAAAACAGCGTACTAGTTCTGGATAAATTATTTACATATGTTAAGCGAGTTTTGCTGACCCCATTAGCAGAACTGTTGCCCCACCCCTGTGTACTAGATATTTTAACAGAAGATTGGTTGGAATTTATTTTCTGCAGGTGATGTGGGGAGAAGTCGACAAGCTGTTGGATGAAGCAGAAAGAGGAAACCATAGACTTTTGAACCACTCTTTGGTGTTAGAATGGGAATTCAGCAAGTCTGTGTTGCAAGTGATTTTGGGCATTGCTATATTGACACTGTGTGCAGATCCAATCATGGATAACATTATACGACTGGCACGTGCAATTGGTGTGCCTTCTTTCTTCCTATCATTTGTCATAGTACCTTTGTCTGTCAATGCAAGAACTGCAATAGAGGCAATAACTTTACTATCTTCAGCTAATCAGCAG
This sequence is a window from Solanum dulcamara chromosome 10, daSolDulc1.2, whole genome shotgun sequence. Protein-coding genes within it:
- the LOC129869979 gene encoding sodium/calcium exchanger NCL-like; translation: MAARFSFFFITILILVFPIVEGRILEHVGSEISSEWISDGVEHNFKNQSNYLSLGNLKELSSGDQCNHIYGFFPCAENIGGYLFMIVTFQYLLILGEKVLAIGSNRLFSILDTGIFGASVFPTLITWPRIVLAFASGLLVSKEKAQVSVSSALGSNVGSSVLNLTVLWGICVILARQNTSGNSNSAESSSPTLKLEDLKSKGVITNNLTGYIAGIMFLSLTPFIIMLFGDIISSSVGKHITILVALIVSVTFLLSYFSYQMWNPLIQQKSLEYIKHQNLVQVFVQHIQRQARGKLFKGGRPDISALKRLFAKTDKDRSHSITVTELEELVKQLESGKVEVDSDFALLTLSRILDKNRDGRINEEEFIEGSKNLIQEAKDDSTSKKFLDEVVKAYTEGQRKEIVKIEELVPRVLKQIQNQANVSEGLRKDDGSPNIESIKRLFRKLDDDHNSYLTLSELEKLTENVKFREAHPDHKTSVEEIMKYFDENDDHMIDENEFLHGVTYWLRNAKQITKEHHDKVMWGEVDKLLDEAERGNHRLLNHSLVLEWEFSKSVLQVILGIAILTLCADPIMDNIIRLARAIGVPSFFLSFVIVPLSVNARTAIEAITLLSSANQQSCTTSSLTFSEIYVGVIMNNIMGMSTVLTLLYAKDLRWEYSAEVLVSMVICAVTGSFAFIRTTYPLWTCIAAFLFYPIALVLLYIYQ